A window of Oncorhynchus keta strain PuntledgeMale-10-30-2019 chromosome 27, Oket_V2, whole genome shotgun sequence contains these coding sequences:
- the LOC118370674 gene encoding aerolysin-like protein: MATTLQLISGGRGSSFEFHGMNNGATLKKIGVAVEGWQVKAVREELVDRRVATFGDANTFNEFELDLGERITKLSLWGNGAGTRLGAIKFITSENLQFFEKMASWPLKAEYTIDVGSGICLGLQGRYGSDIDCMGFLFIKTIKSSVMTDMEYPTLSLFKPQVTPEYVKSMSHHNDTSSVQE; encoded by the exons ATGGCAACCACACTGCAGTTGATCAGTGGTGGAAGAGGCAGTTCATTTGAATTCCACGGCATGAACAACGGTGCCACCCTCAAGAAGATTGGAGTGGCGGTGGAAGGCTGGCAGGTCAAAGCTGTACGGGAGGAGCTAGTGGACAGGCGCGTTGCGACCTTTGGAGATGCAAACACTTTCAATGAGTTTGAGTTAGACCTCGGCGAGCGCATCACCAAGCTGTCACTGTGGGGTAACGGCGCCGGCACACGTCTGGGTGCCATCAAGTTCATAACGAGTGAGAATCTGCAGTTCTTTGAAAAAATGGCCAGCTGGCCACTGAAGGCTGAGTACACCATAGATGTGGGGTCCGGAATCTGCCTGGGGCTGCAGGGCAGGTATGGCTCGGACATTGACTGCATGGGCTTCCTCTTCATCAAAACCATCAAGTCGTCCGTAATGACTGACATGGAGTATCCCACCCTGTCCCTCTTCAAACCCCAG GTGACCCCAGAATATGTGAAATCCATGTCTCACCACAACGACACCTCTTCGGTTCAAGAATAG